From Malaya genurostris strain Urasoe2022 chromosome 2, Malgen_1.1, whole genome shotgun sequence:
TTGAGTTACTGCAGCAACATCAGCTTCTATTTGCTATTGaaggcaaaaaaaatcaaaattaagaATCATCCAGTAGTCAAGCGGTTGGTTCAAATGAAGCAGCTTCTGGTGGAACTTAGTCAGAAGTATGAGAATTCTATCAAACCCCAGGTGGAAACCATATTGGAACACATTGCGTCGGGTGAAGAATTGAACATCGATGACCAGCTGATTGCCCAAGATACGCCAGATAAGCCAAAGAgaaagaaattgaaaatgttggaatcATTGGAAAACAGGGCTGAATCAGAAGAAGATGAGTCGGAACAGTCGGACCAGGAAGAAACTGACGAGCCAACAAGTAAAAAGCAACGAATGGATAGCTCTTCCGAGGAAGAACAAGCGGACGATGCGGACGAAGGTGAAATCGTTGACGGCAAACGAAAGATTACCTATCAAATGGCGAAGAATAAGGGACTTACGCCACACAAAAAGAAAGAGCAGCGTAACATTCGCGTTAAGAATCGTCGTAAATTTGAGAAGGCTTTGGTTCGCCGCAAGGGAACCATTCGTCCGGTGCGAACAGAAACCACTCGCTACGGCGGAGAAGCAACCGGCATCAAGGCGTACGTCAAGCGAAGtgttaaaattaagtaaacggGTTCAGGTTTGGTAAGCTTGGTACTTTATTAGTACTTTTCATGTGGTTGTCTTAACCGGAAGAATATATAAATAATCGTAAGATTCACGGAACACACGTGTTTAGAAGTTAGAagaaaagagagaaaaaaaacgaacttCCCGCATGAGCGTTCATAGCAGGAATatacaaaacgaaaaaaaaagttgttaatGCTAAGTTCAAGTGAAACTACTTTAGAAGTAGTTTACGGAAATCTTCGTTAGATTTTGGTTTGTTTCCGTTGGAGCTACTTCCGCCGGCTTGTGGATTGGTAGTAGGAACGGTTTTTCTCAGAAGAGCAGTTGGAATCATGGTGGACAGTTTTTGTTTGACGTCTCtgcaaaacagaaaataaagaattatttcaaaattaaaacaagaaacaaaaacGTGTTTTTGGTTTACCCTTTAGTGACGTGTCGTTTCCCTCCGCCTAGACTGCTACCGGCGGTAGGATTTTCCGGTTCGACTCCCGCCGTCGGATTACCCCGGGGTGGAGGAGCGGAAAGGGCAACGGTTAGCGTGAATCCGTTCATTTCGTGATGATCCATATTCAGAACGGCTTTTTTGGCTGCAGCCTCACTTTCGTACTCCACATAAGCCAACCCCTTGGATTTGCCACTGCGATAGAACACCACCCGTACGTCCCTGAGCTTCCCGAATGGTTCAAACAACTTTCGCACATCTTCGTTTCCCGCTTCGAATGGTAGGCCCTTGATGAAAAGTTTGTTCGGTTCGAACTTTTCCGAGTATTTGAATTTATGGGGACGACTGGATTTATCGCGGGCCAACGAAGATATAAATACTGGGCGGCCATCGAGTGGACGACGATCGAAACTGAGTGCCTTCTGGACGTCCTGTTCGTTCTCGAATTCTACGTAACCGAAGCCACGACTTTTACCACTGGAACCGTGAACCAGTTCGATTGATTTGAACGCCAACTCCGGAAATGTGGCACGAATCTGTTCTTCCGTAGCGTCGAAGCTTAGGTTGCTGAAAAACAAACGACGATTATCGTTAAAGGTATCCTTCTCTTTGCCCGCCGGTGGTTCCTCCAAACGAATTCGCTTGGTATTTTCCTCCAACgaggaatcaacttttttgggcAGCGACGGTCCTATCGGGGTCTTAGGCTTTTTGAAATGTCCTTCTTTGCTTTCTCcagcatcatcatcgtcatcatcgagAGATCTTTTCGTAGGCTTCTTCTTGCTTGGCTCGGTGGGTTCTTTTTTCGGATCCGAACGGCGACCTTTTGCGGTACGCGACTGATTCAGTGTCCGGTAGTATGCCTGTACGGTGGCAGTACAAATCTCCTGACAAACAGTCAACTGTTCCAACGTTCCGTTGCATCGTTCGAAGCGCATCCAAGCCGCTGCTAGGGTTTCCGGGTCATTCAATGCCACGGAACCGATCGCTTTTCGGTACAACTTTCGAACCGCATCCAGTCCTCGTTTCGACTCCAGCTCGGCATATTCGATCCAAAGTCCGGCCCGGGTGCAATTGTCCGAACTGTCCATCACGTTCTGCCACAGATCGCGACCCTTAATCAAATCACCCAACTGGCCGTACTCCAACCGACCCCAGAACTGTAAAATTTTACACTCCGGATCAGCCAACTCACCCCACGTTCGGCCAAGCTGATTCCAGGCCAACTCAAAATTAGAACGCAAAATGTCTCTTTCTTTTTCGTCCTCGAAATCGGCATGACGTCGCAAATATGTCAGATATTCCAACCAAACTTTCACCGCCGGTTCAGGAGCTTGGAATTCCACGGTTGCTACTTCCTCCATAATCTTCAGAATATCCTCTTTGGGACGCTTCTCGCGTTCCACAATTCGCATCTTCTCAACGTAAAGCTCAGCGCTCCAGGGGCAGTTCCGCAGTGCACGGTTCACGATATCGGCCGGTGTCTGACTGAACACCGGCGACACTGGATTCTCGTCCAAATCCGGTGGATATTTGTCCAAGTATTTCAAATAATCCGTCCACATCGTTGGGTCCAAACAACAATCCGTTACGGATCTTTCGTACAGCACTTGCAGCTCGTCATCTGCCAACTGCGATCGACATTCCTTGATATACAGCCGGTAAAGTTCTGCTCTTTCCTGATGACAGTGCGGTTCAAGCGCGGTCAGTTTTTCCTCGAACGGTAACATTCGCTGCAGAAGTTCTTTTGCCTGTTTGTAGCGTCGTTCAAATTTTTCCGGGTTCAGATCCTGCAATACTTCCTTATGCTTCTCACACAGCAACTTGTACTCGATGTAAGAGTCCTCCATATTTTTAAGTGGAATCTTCAGCTCCCGCTCGTAGATACGCGCCAACTGATTTAACTGATCcggtgatctacaatcaaaacagAATTTAGAGGAAAAAAAAGATCATTTCCCGCAACAAATCATTTACTGTTCAGATTTCTCTAAAAAATCCTCCCGATAGGTGGCCCAAATATTACGACCCTTGGTCACGTGCAGGCCATACGTCGGAATCAATGTGTCCCAAATAAGTTCCGAAAGCTCACGTTCCGCTCGGACGGCCATCAGTCCATACTGTTCTGCGACTTCAACCGAAAAGTAATCTCCCAAGGCTCGCCGGTAGAGTTTATCTAACGCTTGCAGTTGTTCCGGCGAGGAGGCAATTCCCTGTTCGGTTGCTAACCAGCGCAACCAAATGTCGGGCGATAGCGGATAAACGGAAGCAAAGATTTCTGCGCTCTGACGAATTTTGTCCAGGTCGGTTAATTGACTACAATccaagagcaaaaaaaaatcaaattaatttcatcccttGTACCCGTTAGGTTAAATCCACAAAACATACTGTGCAATCTCCAACAGTTTCACGTAGTTGTCGTAATTATACTTGTCCTCCTGTATCATTCTCAGCAGTTCTAG
This genomic window contains:
- the LOC131429480 gene encoding squamous cell carcinoma antigen recognized by T-cells 3; protein product: MSDAEMKDTGETKGDEMDTAGVEEDEQDSDATSKDDSASSDSDSSDDNEDDDDEASRIKQYLELLRMIQEDKYNYDNYVKLLEIAHQLTDLDKIRQSAEIFASVYPLSPDIWLRWLATEQGIASSPEQLQALDKLYRRALGDYFSVEVAEQYGLMAVRAERELSELIWDTLIPTYGLHVTKGRNIWATYREDFLEKSEQSPDQLNQLARIYERELKIPLKNMEDSYIEYKLLCEKHKEVLQDLNPEKFERRYKQAKELLQRMLPFEEKLTALEPHCHQERAELYRLYIKECRSQLADDELQVLYERSVTDCCLDPTMWTDYLKYLDKYPPDLDENPVSPVFSQTPADIVNRALRNCPWSAELYVEKMRIVEREKRPKEDILKIMEEVATVEFQAPEPAVKVWLEYLTYLRRHADFEDEKERDILRSNFELAWNQLGRTWGELADPECKILQFWGRLEYGQLGDLIKGRDLWQNVMDSSDNCTRAGLWIEYAELESKRGLDAVRKLYRKAIGSVALNDPETLAAAWMRFERCNGTLEQLTVCQEICTATVQAYYRTLNQSRTAKGRRSDPKKEPTEPSKKKPTKRSLDDDDDDAGESKEGHFKKPKTPIGPSLPKKVDSSLEENTKRIRLEEPPAGKEKDTFNDNRRLFFSNLSFDATEEQIRATFPELAFKSIELVHGSSGKSRGFGYVEFENEQDVQKALSFDRRPLDGRPVFISSLARDKSSRPHKFKYSEKFEPNKLFIKGLPFEAGNEDVRKLFEPFGKLRDVRVVFYRSGKSKGLAYVEYESEAAAKKAVLNMDHHEMNGFTLTVALSAPPPRGNPTAGVEPENPTAGSSLGGGKRHVTKGDVKQKLSTMIPTALLRKTVPTTNPQAGGSSSNGNKPKSNEDFRKLLLK